ATCAAGGGCGAATACACCGGCCTGACCTCGAAGGCGATGACAGCGCCGGATGGCATGATCCGCATCCCGTTGAACGAAGAGTCGTCGAAGGGCGCCGGGCAGATCGAAGAATTCCTGATGCAGTTCAACGGTGAAGGCATTCAGCACGTCGCGTTTCTCACTGATGACCTGATCAAGACCTGGGACCAGTTGAAGAAAATCGGCATGCGCTTCATGACGGCGCCGCCGGACACTTACTACGAAATGCTTGAGGGGCGCCTGCCGAACCACGGCGAGCCGGTCGATCAGCTGCAATCGCGTGGCATCCTGCTTGATGGTGCATCGGAGCAGGGCGACAAGCGTCTGCTGCTGCAGATCTTCTCGGAAACCCTGATGGGCCCGGTGTTCTTCGAATTCATTCAGCGCAAGGGCGATGACGGATTCGGTGAGGGCAACTTCAAGGCTTTGTTCGAATCAATCGAGCGTGACCAGGTGCGTCGTGGTGTGCTGACCACGGAATAATCCGTAGCTGAAATGAAAAAATCCCGGCCTGCAGAGATGCAGTGCCGGGATTTTTTTCAACATCAAAAGATCGCAGCCTTCGGCAGCTCCTACATTTGGAATGCGTTTTTCCTGTAGGAGCTGCCGAAGGCTGCGATCTTTTGTTTTTAGAGCCGACGCTGCCGCATCAAGTGTTTGAAGCCTTCGAATATCAGCACCACCACCGCGGCCCAGATCGGAATGTAGGTCAGCCACTCACCTGCCTCGATGCTCTCGCCCAGCAACAGCGCCACCGCGAGCAACAGCACCGGCTCAACGTAACTCAACAAACCAAACAGACTGAACGGCAACAAGCGGCTGGCGATGATGTAAACCACCAGCGCCGAGGCACTGATCAGCCCGAGCAGTGGAATCAGCCACATCAGCCCCGGATATTGATCAAACACAGCCAAGCCCTGGTCGCCGCCCTGAACGAACCAATACGCCACCGGCAGCATCAGCGTCATGTCGACCCACAGGCCGCCGAGGTGGTCGGTTTTCAGGTATTTGCGCAGCACGAAATACAGCGGGTAGCCAACGACCACGACCAGCGTTGCCCAGGAAAATCCGCCGACCTGATACAGCTCGTTCAACACACCGAGACTGGCAAAGAACACCGCGATTTTCTGTAGATACGACAGGCTCTCGCCATAGGCAATACGCCCGGTCAGCACCATCGCCAAAGGCAGCAGGAAATAGCCCAGCGACACATCCAGGCTGTAGCCGTTGAGCGGTGCCCACATGAACAGCCACAACTGCACGCCAAGCAAGGCGGAAGAGACCATCAGCCCGGCGATCAGTTTCGGCTTCGCCGTCATCAGTCGGACCAGCTCCAGCACCCGTCGCCATTCGCTGGAAACCAGCATGAATACGGTCATGCAGGGCACGGTCAGCAGCATTCGCCAACCGAAAATTTCCACGCCGCTCAGTGGGGTGAGCAGCGAGGTGTAGTAATACATGACGGCAAACAGCACCGAGGCTGAAACCGATAGAGCGATACCTTTAGACAAGCTGTCCTCGCGGGCGGGTGGGTCAAACGGGGGCGAAGGATACGTGGTTTTTGTGCTGAATATTGGCCGGTTGCTCAATATTTACAACAACCCGTTCTCACCAATGAAGGCGCTGCAGTGAACCGAGGTTTCGGCAGCGCCTGGAGGAGTGTAGTCAGTGAGGTTTGATCAGTGGGTTGCCAAAGCGCTGAATGTACATCTCGCCGAACTGGTACGACGCATCATCGGTGATATGGCCGATGTCGCGATAAACCGGCAAATCATCGACGGTGGTCATGCAAGTTTGCCCTTCGCATTGCACGCTTTTCGGGTCGACGATGATCAGGCTTGGATACTCCGCCTGCAGTTCAATGAAAAGCTTTTCCAGTCCCGGGTCTTGCGCGCCTGACCACGGCGTCAAGGCGCATTGACGACTTTGCTCCGCGCTGCCGAACAGCCCGCGCAATTTGATCTGTTTAAACAGGCATTCATTGATGCCCGCTGGCATGGGCAGGGTGCTCTTCAGAAGAATGGGGGTTGCGCCGGTAGTCACGATGGTGTCCAACGCTTGGCGAATCGCCACGGCCATGCGTTGGCGTGACAGTTCGATGCTGCGCGGGTCATCCAGGCGGGTGACGATGGCATCGGACATGTAACCCTCCCAGAAATGTCCGATGATCACGTACTGGAAGGC
This window of the Pseudomonas fluorescens genome carries:
- the rarD gene encoding EamA family transporter RarD — encoded protein: MSKGIALSVSASVLFAVMYYYTSLLTPLSGVEIFGWRMLLTVPCMTVFMLVSSEWRRVLELVRLMTAKPKLIAGLMVSSALLGVQLWLFMWAPLNGYSLDVSLGYFLLPLAMVLTGRIAYGESLSYLQKIAVFFASLGVLNELYQVGGFSWATLVVVVGYPLYFVLRKYLKTDHLGGLWVDMTLMLPVAYWFVQGGDQGLAVFDQYPGLMWLIPLLGLISASALVVYIIASRLLPFSLFGLLSYVEPVLLLAVALLLGESIEAGEWLTYIPIWAAVVVLIFEGFKHLMRQRRL